From a region of the Mauremys mutica isolate MM-2020 ecotype Southern chromosome 12, ASM2049712v1, whole genome shotgun sequence genome:
- the KCNJ16 gene encoding inward rectifier potassium channel 16: MQGNKLSYQNSSQECTTVRAKKMQKRFLHKDGSCNVYFKHIFGEWESYVADIFTTLVDIKWRHMFVIFSLSYILSWLFFGLVFWLIAIQHGDLVHDEEITPCVAKVHSFTGAFLFSLETQTTIGYGFRCVTEECSVAILMVVLQSVLSCIIDTFIIGAALAKMATARKRAQTIRFSYYATVGLRDDKLCLMWRIGDFRPNHMVEGTVRAQLLRYMEDMDGRMTMEYKDLKLLNDQVILVTPVTIVHEIHHDSPLYGLDRKALAKDSFEILVTFVYTGDSTGTSHQSRSSYVPREILWGHRFNNVLQVRKKYYNVDCLQFEETTEVYAPYCSAKQLDRKEHEWNRTKKTLDRGTSTSTLEVRDTSFKAVALISSSEDPEDLMKAVNQDSRELPYQKDPLTLNRISAKSKI; the protein is encoded by the coding sequence ATGCAAGGAAATAAGCTTAGCTACCAAAATTCTTCTCAAGAATGCACCACAGTGAGggcaaaaaaaatgcagaagagATTTCTCCACAAGGATGGCAGCTGCAATGTGTATTTCAAACACATCTTTGGAGAATGGGAGAGTTACGTGGCTGATATTTTCACCACATTAGTGGACATCAAATGGCGCCATATGTTTGTGATATTCTCTTTATCTTACATTCTTTCTTGGCTGTTCTTTGGCTTGGTCTTTTGGCTTATAGCAATCCAACATGGAGATTTAGTACATGATGAAGAAATAACCCCTTGTGTTGCTAAGGTGCATAGCTTCACGGGAGCATTCTTATTCTCACTTGAAACCCAGACGACCATAGGTTACGGCTTTCGTTGCGTCACTGAAGAGTGCTCTGTAGCGATCCTCATGGTGGTCCTACAGTCAGTATTAAGCTGTATTATCGACACATTCATTATTGGAGCTGCCTTGGCTAAAATGGCCACAGCTCGAAAGAGAGCTCAGACCATCCGCTTCAGCTACTATGCCACCGTAGGCCTAAGAGATGATAAACTTTGCCTCATGTGGCGCATTGGTGATTTCCGGCCAAACCACATGGTTGAAGGCACAGTACGAGCTCAGCTTCTGCGCTACATGGAAGATATGGACGGGAGAATGACAATGGAATACAAGGACTTGAAGTTACTAAATGACCAGGTCATACTTGTTACACCCGTGACCATCGTACATGAAATTCACCATGACAGCCCTTTATATGGTCTAGATCGAAAAGCTTTGGCCAAAGACAGTTTTGAAATCTTGGTTACatttgtctacactggagattCAACAGGAACTTCACACCAGTCGAGAAGTTCATATGTCCCCCGAGAAATCCTTTGGGGACACAGGTTCAACAATGTCTTGCAGGTGAGGAAAAAATACTACAATGTGGATTGCCTACAGTTTGAGGAAACCACGGAGGTTTACGCTCCCTATTGCAGTGCAAAACAACTGGATAGGAAGGAACATGAATGGAACAGAACTAAGAAAACATTGGACAGAGGAACAAGTACATCAACACTGGAGGTCAGAGATACATCATTTAAGGCAGTTGCGCTCATCAGCAGTTCTGAAGATCCAGAAGATTTAATGAAAGCTGTCAACCAAGATTCTAGAGAGCTGCCTTATCAGAAAGATCCACTGACCTTAAATAGAATCTCAGCAAAGTCCAAGATCTAG